CGACCGCGGTACACGCGGTCTCGAACCGTTCCTTCCAACCGCCTCTTACCAGAGTGTACGGCCGCTGTCTCGCCTCGAGGGCGCCACGAAAGCGAGCCATCCACCCTCCACGGTCGTCCGGCTGGTCCCGCAGGGGGTCGGCGACCCACGGCACGTCGACGTCGAGCAGGAGGGTGAGGTCGTAGGTGCGTCGATCGGCTTCCCGGCGAACCGCCTCGGGGCAGGCGCCGAAGTAGAAGTCGCTGTAGAGCGTGGTGGTGACGAGATCGGTGTCGATGAACACCACACGTCGAGCCAGGGTGGCGGCCGCGTCTTCGGTGCGGGCGTGCCCTTTTGCGATCTCGGGGATGTCTTCGGCGATGACGAAGCTCTCCGGCGTGGGAAGAACCCGTTCAGCGTTCGCGCGGTCGAGATAGGGGCGGGCGTACTCGGGCACCCAGATCGTGTCGTAGTGCTCGGCCAGCTGTCGTGTCAGAGTGGTCTTGCCCGTCGACTCCGGGCCGTACACGCACACCCGCCGCACGTGCCAGGGCCGTGCCGGCCAGGCGATGAGATCCCAGGCGCCGTCGGGGTCACGCCGCACCCGGGTGGCGCTCACGGGCACGGTCGAACGGTCGAGGTCGACGCATACATGGCGGGCTGCGCCGAGCTCGAGGGCGAGCCGGTCGCCGTAGGTCTCTGATGAGAACACCACCTCGATGGGGTGTGGCAGCACCCGCAGCAGCGAGGCGCGCCAGATTTCCCAGAACCGCGGGTGCTCGTGCGGATGCTGCGGGTTCTC
This is a stretch of genomic DNA from Pseudomonadota bacterium. It encodes these proteins:
- a CDS encoding transcriptional regulator, whose translation is MMRGMVLGKFMPPHRGHIHLIREAMRQCDDLTIVVGTLREEPIPGSLRCAWMRALFPEARVVHLTDENPQHPHEHPRFWEIWRASLLRVLPHPIEVVFSSETYGDRLALELGAARHVCVDLDRSTVPVSATRVRRDPDGAWDLIAWPARPWHVRRVCVYGPESTGKTTLTRQLAEHYDTIWVPEYARPYLDRANAERVLPTPESFVIAEDIPEIAKGHARTEDAAATLARRVVFIDTDLVTTTLYSDFYFGACPEAVRREADRRTYDLTLLLDVDVPWVADPLRDQPDDRGGWMARFRGALEARQRPYTLVRGGWKERFETACTAV